The sequence ACGTGCATGCCGACCTCTTCGATGCCTTCGTCGAACAGGCCGTGGCGCTGGTGGGCCAGTACCGACTGGGACGTTCCGATGATCCGGAGACCACCCTCGGCCCGCTGGTGCGCAGTGAAGCGGCCGAGTTCGTCCGGGGCCAGGTCCGCGAGGCGCTGGGGCAGGGCGCCAGGGCCCACCTGGATGCCGCCGCCTTCCCCCTGGACCTGCCCGGCAGCGCCTACCTGGCACCCCAGGTGCTGACCGGGGTGCACCACGGCATGCGGGTCATGAGCGAGGAATCCTTCGGCCCGGTGGTGGGTATCCAGAAAGTCCATGACGATGAGGAGGCGTTGGCGCTGATGAACGACAGCCCCTACGGCCTGACCGCCGCCATCTTCAGCCAGGACGAGGCCAGTGCCCTGGCGTTGGCCGACCGGGTGGAGGCCGGCACCGTGTTCCTCAACCGCTGCGACTACCTGGACCCGGCCCTGGCCTGGACGGGGGTGAAACACTCCGGGCGCGGCTGCACCTTGTCGCGGGTGGGGTTCGAACACCTGACGCGGCCCAAGTCGTTCCATTTCAAGACCAGCCTGTGAGGCGAGCCATGGACCTGAGCCATTACCGCATGAACTGGAATTACCCGACCTCGGTGCGGGTCGGTGTCGGCCGCATCGCCGAACTCCCCAAGGCTTGCCGGGAGTTGGGCATGCAGGCGCCGCTGCTGGTCACCGACCCGGGCCTGGCGACGCTGCCTATGATCGCCGAGGCGCAGCGCCAGTGCACGGATGCCGGGCTGAAGGCCGGGCTGTTCCATGGGATCAAGGGCAACCCCACCGGCCCCAACGTCGCCGACGGCGTGGCCGCCTTCAAGGCCGGCGGCCACGACGGGGTGATCGCCTTCGGCGGCGGCTCGGCTCTGGACGCCGGCAAGGCCGTCGCCCTGATGGTGGGGCAGGATCGTCCGCTGTGGGATTTCGAGGACATCGGCGACAACGCATCCAGGGTCAATGTCGCCGGCATGGCACCGGTGGTCGCGGTGCCGACCACCGCCGGCACCGGCTCGGAGGTCGGCCGCGCGGCGGTGATCACCGACGACCAGGCGCAGATCAAGCGCATCATCTTCCATGCCCGCATGCTGCCGGCCATCGTCATCCTCGACCCCGAACTGACCCTCGGCCTGCCGCCGAAGATCACCGCCGCCACCGGCATGGACGCGCTGTCCCACAGCCTGGAGGCCTACTGCTCGCCGCTTTACCACCCGATGGCCGAAGGCATCGCCCTGGAGGGCATGCGCCTGGTCAAGGACTACCTGCCCCGGGCCACCGCACGGGGCAGTGATGTGGAGGCACGGCTGCAGATGCTGGTGGCCTCCAGCATGGGCGCCACGGCCTTCCAGCGCGGTCTCGGCGCCATGCATGCCCTGGCCCATCCCCTGGGCGCGCTGTACGACGCCCACCACGGCATGCTCAACGCCGTGCTGATGCCCTATGTGCTGCAGGCCAACCGGGCACATATAGAAGGGCCGATGGTGCGCCTGGCGCGCTACCTCGGGCTGCCCAAGGCGGGTTTCGCCGGGGTGCTGGACTGGGTGGTTAACCTGCGCAGCGAGCTGGACATCCCCCACAGCCTGGCGGAAATCGGCATAGACGACGGGCGCATCGAGCAGATCGGGCGCATGGCCGAGGTCGACCCTTCGGCCGGCACCAACCCGGTCAGCCATGACGCCGCTACCTACAGCCGCATCTTCGAGAAGGCCCTGCACGGTCGCCTCTGAATTAATCTGATCAATGCAGCGGTGAGGTCCACCTGATCCGTGCCCTCGCGGGCCGTTCCCCTACCCACGAACCAGACCCTTGCCGGTGCACACCGGCCAGGGCCGTTGCTGGCTGTGGGTTCAACCTCGATGGGAGAACGGACATGACCGACTCATTCAGGGCGGTTGGCGGCTGCCGCTGCGACGACAACCCGGTGCGCTACGAATACAACGCCCGGCCGGCGGAAGTGCATGACTGCCTGTGCACCGACTGTACCGATATCTGCGGTGGTGCCATGGCGATAATCGCCGTGGTGGATCGCAAGGCCTTCAGCATCACCGCCAACGCCGACAAACTGAAGTGCTACCACTCCAAATCCACCTGCCACCGCTACTTCTGCTCGGAGTGCGGTTGCCACCTGTATCTGCACGTGGACGGCTTCCCCGATTTCCAGCTGGTCCATGTGCCCCCCCTGGATCGCGATTCCGAGGTCGGCGGCAAACCGGATCGCTATGTCTTCGTGCGCTCCAAGCACCCCCTGCTGACGTTGCCGGACGATGGCCTGCCACGCCACCAGGGCTGGGCCAACAGCGGCGAGGCGGTGGCCGCTTGACGCGCACGTTCCGTAGGTTGGCGTAGAGCGAAGCGAAACCCAACGATGTACGAACGTGCGGGTTCAGTCGGCGCTGGCCAGCACCTCGCGCAATGCCTCGAAGGCGGCCGTGGCGTAGCCCTGGCGCCATACCAGCAGGGTCTCCACTCGCATCAGCGGCACCTGGCGCAGGCGCGGCGGTTCGCGCAGCAGGTCCAGCACCGAGCGCGGCAGGATGCCGACGCAGGAGCCCGCCGCCACGCAGGCGAGGATGGCGTGGTAGGACCCCACCTGTTGCACCTTCGCTGGCGGGCGACCTTCGACGGACAGCCAGTCCTCGGCGATCTGCCGGTAGGTGCAGCCTTCGGCGAAACCCGCCAGGCCGCGTACCTGTACATCCGCCGGGTCCGCCACCGGCGGATGGTCGGCGGGAAGCACCAGCAGCAGTTCCTCCTCGAACACCGGCCGGGCCTCCAGGTCCAGCTGGGCGATTTCCTCCCGGCCCCTGGGCCAGGCCACCAGCGCGCAGTCCAGGCGCCGCGCCAGCACGCCGTCCAGCAGCGCCTGGCTGGTGCCGGTGCTGACCTCCAGTTCCACCTCCGGGCAGCGGCCATGGAATCGCACCAGCGGGGCGGGCAGGCGGCTGGCGGCGGTGCTCTCCATGCTCCCCAGGCGCAGGCGGCCGCCCGGCCGTTGCGGGTGCATGGACTGACGCGCTTCATCGGCCAGGGCCAGCAGGCGCTCGCTGTAGTCGAGGAAGGTCTGGCCGCGATCGGTGAGGGTCATGCGCTTGCCGTCGCGGAGGAAGAGCGGGGCGCCCAGCTCCTCCTCCAATTGGCGAATCCGCGTGGTGACGTTCGACTGTGCCCGCTGCAAACGCTGGGCGGCGCGGGTCACGCTGTGCTCCAGGGCCACGGCGCGGAAAATCTCCAGGCTGGATAGATCCATGGATTTAAATCTCTTATAGAGAATTAGATATTAAAATTATTCTCTATCTGAGATAGATTGGCCAGGTTTTCGTCGCACTCGGAGTCCCGTCACCATGTCTCTCACGCAACTGCTCGGCATCCGGCATCCCATCATCCAGGCCCCCATGGTGGGCGTTTCCACCCCGGCCCTGGCGGCCGCCGTCTCCAATGCCGGCGCCCTGGGCTCCATCGGTATCGGTGCCAGCACCCCGGAACAGGCCCGCGCCATGCTCGCGCAAACCCGCGCGCTCACCAGCGGTCCGTTCAACGTCAACCTGTTCTGCCATCGTCCGGCCGCGGCCGATGCCCAGCGCGAGGCCGCCTGGCTGGAACACCTGCGGCCGCTGTTCGCCGAGTTCGATGCCGAACCGCCGGCTGCGATCCGCGAGATCTACAAAAGCTTCCTCGACGACCCGGACATGCTGCAGATGCTGCTCGACGAGCGCCCGGCCGTCGTCAGCTTTCACTTCGGCCTGCCGCCACAAGGCTGGATCGACGCGCTCAAGGCCGCCGGCATCCGCCTGCTGGCCAGCGCCACCAATCTCGATGAGGCCCGCCTGGTAGAGGCAGCCGGAGTGGACGCCATAGTCGCCCAGGGCATCGAGGCCGGTGGCCACCGTGGAGTGTTCGAGCCGGAGCAGGGCGACGCGGCCATCGGCACCCTGGCCCTGGTTCGCCTGATTGCCAGCCAATGTCGCCTGCCGGTGATCGCCGCCGGTGGCATCATGGATGGCCAGGGCATAGCGGCGGCGCTGGCCCTGGGTGCCGCAGGCGCGCAGCTGGGTACCGCCTTCGTGCCATGTCCGGAATCGGCGGCCAACGCTGCCTACCTTGCGGCGCTGAAGGGGCCGCGCGCCCATGCCACGCGTATCACTGCTGCCATTTCCGGGCGTCCCGCGCGGGGCATGGTCAACCGCCTCTGGACCGACCTCGACAGCTCCCAGGCGCCGACGCTGCCGGACTATCCCACCACCTACGATGCCGCCAAGGCATTGCACGCGGCTGCCAGCGCCAAGGGCTGCAACGATTTCGCCGTGCAGTGGGCCGGCCAGGGCGCGCCGCTGGCGCGGGAGCTGCCGGCGGCGGAATTGGTGCAGGTGCTGGTGACGGAACTGAATACGGCGATGGGGTAGCCCTGGATATCGCCGCTCTCGGGCAGGCAGGCGAGGGCGGGAGATGAGGGCGTGGAGGGAAAGGTAGCAGGGCACACATCTGTTCGATAAACGCACCAATAGTCGATTATCGGATTGTTCGGGGGAGCGTCGGGGAGTACTTTTTCACCACCCGGCGCTCAATACGCCCTGGATAACAACACGAGATCGACCATGGCTGAAATCCTTTCCCTCCGCGAAGCCGTCGAACGTTTCATCAACGATGGCGACACCGTAGCCCTTGAGGGCTTCACCCACCTGATTCCCACTGCCGCGTCCCACGAGATCATCCGCCAGGGCAAGAAGAACCTGCACCTGGCGCGCATGACTCCCGACCTGGTCTATGACCTGCTGATCGGCGCCGGCTGCGCTCGCAAGCTGACCTTCTCCTGGGGTGGCAACCCCGGCGTGGGCTCGTTGCATCGCCTGCGTGACGCCGTGGAGAAACAGTGGCCCAACGCCCTGGAGATCGACGAGCACAGCCACGCCGACCTGGCCAACTCCTATGTGGCCGGTGCCTCGGGCCTGCCGTTCGCCGTGCTGCGTGCCTATGTCGGTTCCGACCTGCCCAAGGTCAACCCGAACATCAAGTTCATCAACTGCCCCTTCACCGGCGAGACGCTGGCTGCCGTTCCCTCGGTTCGCCCGGACGTCACCGTGATCCACGCGCAGAAGGCCGACCGCAAGGGCAACGTCCTGCTGTGGGGCATCCTCGGCGTGCAGAAGGAAGCGGCCCTGGCGGCCAAGCGTTGCATCGTCACCGTCGAAGAGATCGTCGACGACCTGAACGCACCGATGAACGCCTGCGTCCTGCCCACCTGGGCACTGACCGCCGTGTGCCATGTGCCGGGTGGCGCCCATCCGTCCTACGCCCATGGTTACTACGAGCGCGACAACCGCTTCTACCAGGCCTGGGACCCGATCGCCCGCAACCGCGAAACCTTCACCGCCTGGATCGATGAATACATCCGTGGCACCAAGGATTTCAGCGAGTTCCAGCAGAAGATCGCCCAAGCCAAGACTGCGGAGGCCAAGTGATGAGCGCCTACACCACTAATGAAATGATGACCGTGGCGGCTGCCCGTCGCCTGAAGAACGGTGCCGTCTGCTTCGTCGGCATCGGCCTGCCGTCCAAGGCCGCCAACCTGGCGCGCCTGACCTCGTCCCCGGACGTGGTACTGATCTACGAATCCGGCCCCATCGGCGCCAAGCCGACCGTGCTGCCGCTGTCCATCGGTGACGGCGAGCTGGCCGAAACCGCCGACACCGTAGTGCCCACTGGCGAGATCTTCCGCTACTGGCTGCAGGGCGGCCGTATCGACGTCGGCTTCCTCGGTGCCGCCCAGGTGGACCGCTTCGGCAACATCAACACCACCGTGATCGGCGACTACAACAGCCCGAAAGTGCGCCTGCCGGGTGCCGGCGGCGCTCCGGAAATCGCCGGTTCCGCCAAGGAAGTGCTGATCATCCTCAAGCAGTCCCACCGCACCTTCGTCGACAAGCTGGCCTTCATCACCTCCGTGGGCCACGGCGAGGGCGGCGACCACCGCAAGCAGCTGGGCCTGCCGGGCAAAGGTCCGGTGGCGCTGATCACCGACCTCTGCATCATGGAACCGGAAGCCGGCACCAGCGAATTCATCGTCACCTCGCTGCACCCGGGCGTAACCCGTGAGCAGGTGATCGAGAACACCGGCTGGGCCATCCGTTTTGCGCCGGACGTGGCCGAGACCCTGGCTCCCAACGAGACCGAACTGACCGCGCTGCGCGCCCTGGAAGCCCGCACCGCGGCCGCCCACGGCCAGCTGGGGGGTGAGGAATGAGCCGCGACGTCTACATCTGCGACGCCATCCGTACGCCCATCGGCCGCTTCGGCGGCTCCCTGGCTCCGGTGCGCGCCGACGACCTGGCCGCCGTACCGATCAAGGCCCTGGTCGAGCGCAACCCCCAGGTCAAATGGGACGAGCTGGATGAGGTGTTCCTCGGCTGCGCCAACCAGGCCGGCGAAGACAACCGCAACGTGGCGCGCATGGCGCTGCTGCTGGCCGGCCTGCCGGACAGCATTCCCGGCGTCACGCTGAACCGTCTTTGCGCTTCGGGCATGGACGCGGTGGGCACCGCCTTCCGCGCCATCGCCGCAGGCGAGATGGAGCTGGCCATCGCCGGTGGCGTGGAATCCATGTCCCGCGCCCCCTACGTGATGGGCAAGGCCGACAGCGCCTTTGGCCGCACCCAGAAGATCGAAGACACCACCATCGGCTGGCGTTTCATCAACCCGCTGATGAAGGCCCAGTACGGCGTCGACGCCATGCCGCAGACCGCGGACAACGTCGCTGACGACTACCAGGTTTCCCGCGCCGACCAGGACCTGTTCTCCGTGCGCAGCCAGCAGCGTGCCGGCCGTGCCCAGGCCGCAGGCTTCTTCGCCGAGGAAATCGTCCCGGTGGTGATCAAGGGCAAGAAGGGCGAGACCGTGGTCGACCAGGACGAGCACCTGCGTCCCGACACCACCCTCGAAGCCCTGGCCAAGCTGAAGCCGGTCAACGGTGAAGGCAAGACCGTCACCGCGGGCAACGCGTCGGGCGTCAACGACGGCGCCGTGGCGCTGATCCTGGCTTCCGCCGAGGCTGTCAAGAAGCACGGCCTGACCCCGCGCGCGAAAGTGCTCGGCATGGCCAGCGCCGGCGTCGCCCCGCGCGTCATGGGCATCGGCCCGGTGCCGGCGGTGCGCAAACTGATGGAACGCCTGAACCTGGCCATCGGTGACTTCGACGTGATCGAACTCAACGAAGCCTTCGCCGCCCAGGGCCTGGCCGTGATGCGTGAACTCGGCATCGCCGACGACAGCGACAAGGTCAACCCCAACGGTGGCGCCATCGCCCTCGGCCACCCCCTGGGTGCCAGCGGCGCGCGGCTGATCCAGACCGCCCTGCACCAGCTGGAGAAATCCGGCGGCAAGATCGGCCTGGCCACCATGTGCGTAGGGGTGGGCCAAGGCCTCGCCCTGGCCATAGAACGAGTCTGACCCACGTAGGATGGGTAGAGCCTGCGAAACCCATCAATTGCAACCCGCATGGGTTTCGCTCCGCTCTACCCATCCTACAGGTCGCCTGCGACTGTAAAGCTGGCCCGCAAGGGCCGGCTGCTATAAAACGAAACACCATCCCGAATTTCGGAGCACTGGCTTGAACAGCCCGAGCAACCAACTCTTCGATTCCTACTTCACGGCGCCGGCCATGCGCGCGGTCTTCTGCGACCGGGGCAGGGTGCAGGGCATGCTCGACTTCGAGGCCGCCCTGGCGCGTGCCGAAGCGAACGTGGGCCTGGTACCGAGGGACGCCGTGGCGTCCATCGTGGCGGCCTGCAACGCCGAACTCTACGATTACGCCGCCCTGGCCCAGGCCATCACCAGCGCCGGCAACTCGGCCATCCCGCTGGTGAAGGCCCTGGGCAAGCGGGTCGCGGCCCAGAGCAGCGAAGCCGAGCGCTACGTGCACCTGGGCGCCACCAGCCAGGACGCCATGGACAGCGGCCTGGTGCTGCAACTGCGCGCCGCCGTCGAACTGCTGGAGCGTGACCTCGCCGCCCTGGGCCAGGCCCTGGCGGTGCAGGCCGAGCGCTACGCCGACACGCCGCTGGCCGGTCGCACCTGGCTGCAGCAGGCCACCCCCGTCACCCTCGGCATGAAGCTCGCCGGCGTGCTGGGTGCCGTCACCCGCCATCGCCAGCGCCTGGCCGAACTCAAGCCACGGTTGTTCTGCCTGCAGTTCGGCGGTGCCTCCGGCAGCCTGGCCGCCCTTGGCGAGCAGGCCTGGCCGGTGGTCGAGGCCCTGGCCGGCGAGCTGCAACTGAACCTGCCCGACCAGCCCTGGCACACCCAGCGCGACCGCCTGGTGGAGTTCGCCAGCCTGCTGGGCCTGATCGCCGGCAGCCTCGGCAAACTGGGTCGCGACCTGAGCCTGCTGATGCAAACCGAAGCCGGCGAAGTCTTCGAGCCCTCGGCGCCGGGCAAGGGTGGCTCGTCCACCATGCCGCACAAGCGCAACCCGGTGAGCGCCGCCGTACTGATCGGCGCCGCCACCCGTGCGCCGGGCCTGGTGTCCACCATGTTCGCCGCCATGCCCCAGGAGCACGAGCGCAGCCTCGGCCTGTGGCACGCCGAATGGGAAACCCTGCCGGAGCTCTGCTGCCTGGTGTCCGGTGCCTTGCAGCAGGCATTGCTGGTCGTGCCCGGCCTGGAAGTGGATGCCGCGCGCATGCGCGAGAACCTCGACCTGACCCAGGGCCTGGTGCTGGCCGAAGCCGTGAGCATCGCGCTCGCCCAGCGCATCGGTCGCGACGCCGCCCATCACCTGGTGGAGCAGTGCTGCCGTCAGGCGGTGAAGGAGGGCGCCCACCTGCGCGCCGTGCTCGGCGCCAACCTTGAGGTCACCGCACAACTTTCCGCCGCCGAGCTGGACCGCCTGCTCGACCCGGCCCATTACCTTGGCCAGGCCCGCCGCTGGGTGGACCGCGCACTGGCCGAACACCAACAGATTTCGCGTTAGGAGCCTTGCATGCCTGCTGTAACCCTCGCCGATGGCAACCTGAACTACCAACTGGAAGGCCCCGCCGGCGCGCCGGTGCTGGTGTTGTCCAACTCCCTGGGCACCGACCTGCACATGTGGGACGCGCAGATCCCGGCCTTCACCCAGCACTTCCAGGTGCTGCGCTACGACACCCGTGGCCACGGCAAGTCCCTGGTCAGCGAAGGCCCCTACAGCATCGAGCAGCTGGGCGGCGACGTGCTGGCCCTGCTAGACGCCCTGGACATCCAGAAGGCGAGCTTCTGCGGCCTGTCCATGGGCGGCCTGATCGGCCAGTGGCTGGCCATCAACGCCCCTGAGCGCATCGAGCGCCTGGTGCTGTGCAACACCGCCGCCAAGATCGGCACCCCGGAAGTCTGGAACCCGCGCATCGACACCGTGCTGTCCGGCGGCGCCCAGGCCATGCGCGACCTGCGCGATGCCTCGATTTCCCGCTGGTTCACCCCGGACTTCGCCGAGGCCCAGCCGGCCAAGGTCGAGCCCATTGTCGGCATGCTGGCGCAGACCTCCCCCGAGGGCTACGCCGCCAACTGCGCCGCCGTGCGCGACGCCGACTACCGTGAACAACTGGGCGCCGTGCGTGCCCCGACCCTGGTGGTCTGCGGCAGCGGCGACCCGGTGACCACCACCGAGCATGGCCGCTTCATGCAGGAACGCATCCAGGGTGCCGAGCTGGTGGAATTCCACGCCGCGCACCTGTCCAACGTGCAGGCCGGCGATGCCTTCAGCCAGCGCGTGCTGGATTTCCTCAAAGCCTGATTCACTTCCGGGGGAGCGAGAGCTTTCGCGAGCAGAGCTCGCTCCTACGGCCCCATTCGAGGAGTTCGCAATGGACGAGAAAGAACGCTACGAAGCCGGCATGCAGGTGCGCCGCGCGGTACTGGGCGACGCCCATGTGGACCGCAGCCTGCAGAACCTCACGCCGTTCAACGAAGAGTTCCAGGAAATGATCACCCGCCATGCCTGGGGTGATATCTGGACCCGCCCGGGCCTGCCCCGGCACACCCGCAGCCTGATCACCATCGCCATGCTCATCGGCATGAACCGCGAGGGCGAGCTGAAGCTCCACCTGCGCGCGGCGAAGAACAATGGCGTCACCCGCGAAGAGATCAAGGAAGTGATCATGCAGAGTGCCATCTACTGCGGTATCCCCGCGGCCAACGCGACCTTCCACCTGGCCGAGGCCGCGTGGGACGAGCTTGGGGTGGAATCGCTGCAAGACTGAGCCGTAGCAAGACGAAACGCCGCCCGGACCACGCATCCGGGCGGCGTTTTTTATTGGGGGCATTGTTTTCTTGTAGGGGCGAATTCATTCGCCAAGGGCGACGTAGTCGCCCCTTGATAAGACCCTGGGCAGGCCTTCGGCCTGCTTGGCGATTGAAATCGCCCCCACAGAAAGGCCAGGGCGACCCGTGTCAGGCATCCCACTCCGGTGCGAACTCCGGGCTGACCACACGCTTGCCCTTGGGCAGGGCGGCGATCAGGGCGCGGTCGGCGTCGTCCAGTTGCACCTTCAGGGCATCCAGGTTGGCCTGCTGGTTGGCGCGGCTGGAGGCTTTCGGGATGGCGGCCACGCCGTCCTGGTCCAGCAGCCATTTCAGCGCCACCTGGCTCGGCAGCACGCCGTGCTTGGCGGCGATCTCGCGGATCGCCGGTTGCTCGGCGGCCAGGCCACGGGCCAAGGGGGTGTAGGCGGTCAGCGCCAGGCCGTGGGCGCGGGCGTAGTCCAGCAAGTGTTGCTGGTCGAGCAGCACGTGGTACTCCACCTGGATGGCCGAGAGGGGCGCGCCCAGCTCTTCCACCACCTGGCGCAGCAGGGCCAGGGGGAAGTTGGCGACGCCGATGTTGCGCGCCTTGCCTTCCTCGCGCAGGGCGACCAGGGTCTCGATGCTGCGCCGCAGGTCCCAGTCCTTCGCCGGCCAATGGATCATGAACAGGTCCACTTGCTCCGTGCCCAGGGCGCGCAGGCTGTCCTCCAGGGATTGGCGCATGGCGGCCGGCTGCAGCTTGTCCCACCAGACCTTGGTGGTCAGGTGGATGGCCTCGCGGGGCACCTGGGTCTGGCGCAGGGCCTGGCCCACGGCGTCCTCGTTCTCGTAGGCGGGGGCGGTATCGATATGGCGGTAACCCAGTTCCAGTGCCTGGACGACGGCAGCGGTGCATTCCTCGCCCTTCATCGGCCAGGTGCCCAGTCCCAGCTGGGGCATGTGCAGTCCGTTGGCGGTGGTCAGCGTGCGCATGGATGACTCCTTGTTCATTGGGGGGTGGCGCCGGCCGCGTGGCGGCCGGCGATGTAGCCGAAGGTCATGGCCGGCCCGAGGTTGATCCCGCCGGAGGGGTAGTGCCCGCCGAGGACGCTGGCCATGTCGGTACCTGCTGCATAGAGTCCGGGAATCGGCACGCCGTTCCCATCCAGCACCCGCGCCTGGCCATCGGTGCGCAGGCCGGCGAAGGTGCCGAAGCACCCGGGCTGCACTTTCACCGCATAGAAAGGCCCGTGCTCGATGGGCGCCACGCAGGGGTTGGGGCCGCTGTGCAGGGCATCGCCGGCGCGGCGGTTGAAGGGCGTGCTGCCGCGGCCAAACTCGGGGTCCTGGCCCTGGCGCGCGTGGTGGTTGAACGCCGCCACTGTGGTGGTCAGGCCCGCCGGATCGATGCCGCAGGCCTGCGCCAGTTCCACCAGGGTCCTGCCGCGCTTGAGGTAGCCATTGCGCAGGTGCGGCCAGAGCGGCAGCGGCGCGGGACGGGCGAAGCCCAGGCCGTAGCGGCGCTGGAAACGGTGGTCGCAGATCAGCCAGGAGCAGCTTTCCTCACCCTCGGGCAGCGCCTGGTTCATGGCGTCGACATAGTCGTAGTAGCCGCCGGCCTCGTTGACGAAGCGCTTGCCGTCCTTCAGCACGCCGATGATCCCGGGCTTGCCGCGATCGATGATGTGGGGGAAGTGGCCGACGCTGCCGTCGGGGTAGGGCACCTTGGAAACCGGGGCCCAGGCCACCGGGGAACGCAGGTCCTCGGCGACCCGGCCACCGGCGGACTCGCCCAGGCGCAGGCCGTCGCCGGAGCAGGACAGCGGGGGCAGGGCGAGGTTGTCGTGGCCGCTGGCATCGCGGGGGAACAGTGCCTTGCGCCGTGCCGGGTCATTGGGGAAGCCGCCGGCGGCCAGCACCACGGCGCGGGCGCGAATGGACAGCTCGGCGCCGCCCTGTTCCACCACGGCGCCACGTACCCGGCCGTCTTCCAGTATCAAGCGCTTGGCCGGCGTCGATTCCATCAGTCGCACGCCCAGGTCGTTGGCGGACTTGGCCAGGCGCGCCACCAGGGCCACGCCGTTGACCAGGTGCATGGCGCGGCCGTAGCGGGCCAGGTGGTAGAGGTGGGTGGTGAAGCGCCGGGTCACATGGATGAACGCGCGCAGGGAGCGGGTCATGCCGAGGAAGGCGGCCAGGTCGGCACCGGCCATGATCGGCATGCCGATGAAGGAAGTTTCGCGCATGGTCTTGCGCAGGCGCGGCAACAGGTCGCCGACCTCGCGGGCGTCGTAGGGCGCGGCGATCACCTGGTGCCCACCGGTGGCGGCGCCGGGGGTGTCGCCATGCATGTCCGGGATAGCGTTGCCGTCGACGAACTGCAGCGCGGTGTGCTGTTCGAAGAAACCGACCATTTCCGGGCAGGCTTCGAGGAAGGCGTCCACCAGTTCCGGGCGGAAGTGCTCGCCCAGTTCATTGCGCAGGTAGCTGCGCGGTTGCTCGAGGTCTTCCTCGATGCCGGCGCGACGTGCCAGCGGATTGCGCGGCACCCACATCCAGCCGCCGGACCAGGCGGTGGCGCCGCCGAACACCGGTGCCTTCTCCAGGACAATCACCTTCTGCCCGTGATGGGCCGCCGTAACCGCAGCGGCGAGGCCCGCCGCGCCGGAGCCGATGACCAGCAGGTCGCATTCGAGGCTGTTTGGGGTAGGGCTTGCGGCAGGCATTTCGGTAGATCCTTAAATAGTGGAACCATGTTCCGTATTTTATGGATGGCCTTCGCAGGTACCAAGCGAAAGCGTCTGGAAATGGCCGGTCAGCGAACGGAATAGGCGCTGGCGCTAGTCGTAGGATGGGTAGAGCGAAGCGAAACCCATCAGCGGGGTTCGATGGGTTTCGCAATACCCGGCTCCATAAAAAAGCCCGCCGAAGAGGCGGGCCAAAGGGGTCATTGCACGCAGACCAAAGGATCAGAGGATCGACAGCGGGTAGCTGATGATCAGGCGGTTCTCGTCGAATTCGTTGTTGTTGAAGTCGCGGCGGATGCTGGAGTTGCGCCAGCGCACGTTGAGCGCCTTGAGCGCACCGCTCTGCACGGTGTAGCCCAGCTCGCTTTCCCGGACCCATTCCTTGCCGTCGGTGACCGCGCCCACTTCGGCGTCCTCGCCGCTGATGTAGCGGTTCATCAGGGTCAGGCCGGGTACGCCGAGGGCGGCGAAGTTGTAGTCGTGGCGCACCTGCCAGGACTTCTCCCGGGCGTTGTCGAAACTGGAGTTGTAGCTGTCGTTGGCCAGGGTGCCGCCGCTGGTGCCGTTGACGCGCATCCAGGCGTCGTCGCCGCCGACGCGTTGCAGGCCGACATAGAAGGTGTGGCCGCCGTACTTGGCCGAGAGCAGGGCGGACCAGGTGTGGTTGTCCAGGTCGCCGGCCAGGGCGCTGCCGTTTTCCTTGCCGTTGAAGTAGCCGAGGTTGGCGCCCAGGGTCCAGTCGCCCACCGGCTGGCTGTGCATCACCTGCAGGTATTGTTGCTGGTAGATGTCTTCCAGCTCGGCGTACCACAGGCCCACCAGGGTGCGCTTCTCGTTGAAGGCGTATTCGCCGCCGGCGAAGTTGAAGCGGTCGGAGG is a genomic window of Pseudomonas resinovorans NBRC 106553 containing:
- a CDS encoding iron-containing alcohol dehydrogenase → MDLSHYRMNWNYPTSVRVGVGRIAELPKACRELGMQAPLLVTDPGLATLPMIAEAQRQCTDAGLKAGLFHGIKGNPTGPNVADGVAAFKAGGHDGVIAFGGGSALDAGKAVALMVGQDRPLWDFEDIGDNASRVNVAGMAPVVAVPTTAGTGSEVGRAAVITDDQAQIKRIIFHARMLPAIVILDPELTLGLPPKITAATGMDALSHSLEAYCSPLYHPMAEGIALEGMRLVKDYLPRATARGSDVEARLQMLVASSMGATAFQRGLGAMHALAHPLGALYDAHHGMLNAVLMPYVLQANRAHIEGPMVRLARYLGLPKAGFAGVLDWVVNLRSELDIPHSLAEIGIDDGRIEQIGRMAEVDPSAGTNPVSHDAATYSRIFEKALHGRL
- a CDS encoding CoA-transferase subunit beta, giving the protein MSAYTTNEMMTVAAARRLKNGAVCFVGIGLPSKAANLARLTSSPDVVLIYESGPIGAKPTVLPLSIGDGELAETADTVVPTGEIFRYWLQGGRIDVGFLGAAQVDRFGNINTTVIGDYNSPKVRLPGAGGAPEIAGSAKEVLIILKQSHRTFVDKLAFITSVGHGEGGDHRKQLGLPGKGPVALITDLCIMEPEAGTSEFIVTSLHPGVTREQVIENTGWAIRFAPDVAETLAPNETELTALRALEARTAAAHGQLGGEE
- a CDS encoding CoA transferase subunit A gives rise to the protein MAEILSLREAVERFINDGDTVALEGFTHLIPTAASHEIIRQGKKNLHLARMTPDLVYDLLIGAGCARKLTFSWGGNPGVGSLHRLRDAVEKQWPNALEIDEHSHADLANSYVAGASGLPFAVLRAYVGSDLPKVNPNIKFINCPFTGETLAAVPSVRPDVTVIHAQKADRKGNVLLWGILGVQKEAALAAKRCIVTVEEIVDDLNAPMNACVLPTWALTAVCHVPGGAHPSYAHGYYERDNRFYQAWDPIARNRETFTAWIDEYIRGTKDFSEFQQKIAQAKTAEAK
- a CDS encoding nitronate monooxygenase family protein; translated protein: MSLTQLLGIRHPIIQAPMVGVSTPALAAAVSNAGALGSIGIGASTPEQARAMLAQTRALTSGPFNVNLFCHRPAAADAQREAAWLEHLRPLFAEFDAEPPAAIREIYKSFLDDPDMLQMLLDERPAVVSFHFGLPPQGWIDALKAAGIRLLASATNLDEARLVEAAGVDAIVAQGIEAGGHRGVFEPEQGDAAIGTLALVRLIASQCRLPVIAAGGIMDGQGIAAALALGAAGAQLGTAFVPCPESAANAAYLAALKGPRAHATRITAAISGRPARGMVNRLWTDLDSSQAPTLPDYPTTYDAAKALHAAASAKGCNDFAVQWAGQGAPLARELPAAELVQVLVTELNTAMG
- a CDS encoding GFA family protein; the encoded protein is MTDSFRAVGGCRCDDNPVRYEYNARPAEVHDCLCTDCTDICGGAMAIIAVVDRKAFSITANADKLKCYHSKSTCHRYFCSECGCHLYLHVDGFPDFQLVHVPPLDRDSEVGGKPDRYVFVRSKHPLLTLPDDGLPRHQGWANSGEAVAA
- a CDS encoding LysR family transcriptional regulator, with protein sequence MDLSSLEIFRAVALEHSVTRAAQRLQRAQSNVTTRIRQLEEELGAPLFLRDGKRMTLTDRGQTFLDYSERLLALADEARQSMHPQRPGGRLRLGSMESTAASRLPAPLVRFHGRCPEVELEVSTGTSQALLDGVLARRLDCALVAWPRGREEIAQLDLEARPVFEEELLLVLPADHPPVADPADVQVRGLAGFAEGCTYRQIAEDWLSVEGRPPAKVQQVGSYHAILACVAAGSCVGILPRSVLDLLREPPRLRQVPLMRVETLLVWRQGYATAAFEALREVLASAD